The following are encoded together in the Thermothelomyces thermophilus ATCC 42464 chromosome 3, complete sequence genome:
- a CDS encoding histone H4-like protein (Contains conserved domain H4[cd00076], Histone H4. Contains conserved domain H4[cd00076], Histone H4), protein MTGRGKGGKGLGKGGAKRHRKILRDNIQGITKPAIRRLARRGGVKRISAMIYEETRGVLKSFLEGVIRDAVTYTEHAKRKTVTSLDVVYALKRQGRTLYGFGG, encoded by the exons ATGACTGGAC GCGGCAAGGGCGGCAAGGGCCTCGGCAAGGGCGGTGCCAAGCGCCACCGCAAGATTCTGCGCGACAACATCCAGGGCATCACCAAGCCCGCCATCCGCCGTCTGGCGCGTCGTGGTGGTGTCAAGCGTATCTCTGCCA TGATCTACGAGGAGACCCGTGGTGTCCTCAAGTCCTTCCTCGAGGGCGTCATCCGTGACGCCGTCACCTACACCGAGCACGCCAAGCGAAAGACCGTCACCTCGCTTGACGTCGTCTATGCCCTCAAGCGCCAGGGCCGCACCCTCTACGGTTTCGGTGGCTAA